CCAGGGTCACGCCCCCCCGCGCCATCCCCGGCCCGAGCACGTAGTTCGCCAGCAGGAAAAGCCCGGAGAGCGCGGTCAACCGCGTCAGGACTCCGAGAAAAAGACAGGCGCCGACGAGGATCTCGCCTCCCATCACGAGATACCCGAAGAGCTCACGGTGCGGGACGACGTACTGGAGCAGGAAGGACTTGTACCAGGGATAGAGATCCAGAGCGGGGATATCTCCGATCTGCCGTCCGATCCAGTCGCCGTGGGGAAAATCCCGCTGGAATTTGCGGATTCCCTGGTAGAAAAAGTAGTAACCGATGTAGAGGCGCAGCAGCGCCACATGCCAGAGGTAGGTTTTT
This window of the Candidatus Zixiibacteriota bacterium genome carries:
- a CDS encoding DoxX family protein; the encoded protein is MNLREKTYLWHVALLRLYIGYYFFYQGIRKFQRDFPHGDWIGRQIGDIPALDLYPWYKSFLLQYVVPHRELFGYLVMGGEILVGACLFLGVLTRLTALSGLFLLANYVLGPGMARGGVTLAQQQTFIVALVVIFLSNAGRTLGIDGLLSRGSRGPR